Genomic DNA from Scatophagus argus isolate fScaArg1 chromosome 15, fScaArg1.pri, whole genome shotgun sequence:
tgtgtgaaattCGGAAACATGCCTCGCGCAACCTCTGGTCTTCAGAAATGGCAACCGAGGGAGCGCCTTCAGCCCTGTGAAGCATCCCCCAGCGTCCCGTTGGAGTCTGGCTGAACATATCAATCCCGAGTCTCCAGCACAGTTTCATTTGTGTGCAGATAGGCAGTCAGGCGTTGGAGGGATGAGAGTCACGGCTGGTTACTGAGCAGAATCTGGTCCTCATTTTGATAACTGAATATGCTTGGCTGTCTCAGACACTCCCCGCCCCCATCTCCCTTTCCCTGATTCCTACCTTGGATTCCTCCCTTCCACTATTGCTCCACCTCCTTTGTATTCGCGCCTTCCACAAATCCCCTTTTCGGTCCATCCCTCCTGACATTACTCCCTACCTCCTTCTGTCCTCCCTTCCATCTCATTTACCAGGACTGGGCTGCAGTTCATTAGTGCTGCTGGATGAATCTGTTTCCACAGTTGCACCCCGTCTCAGCAGATGTGTACAAATAGGCCCTCTGGCTTTGTAATTGCTAATAAGGAtccagtctgtgtgtgggtgtctgccATAAACATTTGTATGGCAGCCAGCtcctcctaaacacacacagagaggggatTCATCAGCGGCTCCAAACCCAGGAGGAAGCCTCTGCCCTGGGGTAGATAATGAGCCAGGCAGGCCTCCGAACCGGGGTCTGGATCTCCGAGAAACATCTTGGTGCATCAATCATGTTTGCTTTCCCCTGTTCAAGCCAAAGGGCAAGAGTCTGGCAAACAGTCATCTCCTCCAATTAGGCTTCCAGCCGCTTCAATAACAAGACCTTCCCTATTAGAGGGCAATTACACTTTGGACCAACATTAGTTTAGGCTGTTTACACTTTACTAACTTCCTCTGTGGTTACCGGATTTCCAAGTTGGAAAAAGTGAACTGGAAAATGATCGTGGCATTGATAGAAATCTAACAGGCAACAATTTTGATACAATTTTATCGATGTGACCATGTTAGCATAgtgatgttagcatttattATTCATCGTTATGTACAGCCCACAGAAACTACtagtatgaatgaatgaatatcacTCCCTCTGCAGATcactaataaataaaataacgCATCTAGTTCTAAAATATTCTTGAAAAAGACCATCTACAGCCACATTAATTGTTCTGTCAGGCTGTAAGATGCTGATGATGAGCAGGTACTGTGTAATGTTTACCACAATCGCGTTAGTTTAGCCTGCTATTCAGCTTTGAACACAGAGTACAGCTGGAGCTGATGGGAAAAGCCGTCAGGTTTACCGACTCGCTCataagacaaaactgaaagaaaatgtaaactttgACACAAATGTGTGAACCAGGTGTGATCCATTTGTGGAGGTATTTCAGACTACATCAAAGCGGTGGACCAGCTGACACTCGCTGTCTCTAGACTCTTAGCTGACTGGTTTTCAGCTTCTCACATGTGAGGATTAGCTGCTTCTCTCAGTTTCATATGCTTTCAAACGGAATACCTTTCAGGTTCTTTACATACCTTACATACCTTACATAAACATACctttcagttttgtgttgtttttctgactgttagcaggacaaaacaaaacatttaagcaCTGGGAACATTTTATAGACTCAACTCCTCATAGATCTGGCAGGATCTTGGCCTCGGGCTCAAAGTCCTCATACCAGCCCGCCTCCTGCTGGGCTCGGCTCTGATGGCCGGGCAGCATCATACTGAGGTTTAGCTTAATGATGGAGGTGATGAGTGATTTTTGAAAAGGGAGTGAgggcatgaaaaaaaatcctaaaaatcCCCACATTCATTTCGTTTGtctcactcccacacacacacacacacacactcttgttctcacacacacaaggacagcacCTGGCCACGCTCACAGGGTTTTCTCCCGGCATGTTGTCTGAGCCTTGAGGGATTCGTAGACAGTTTGGTTACACGAGGCCTGTGATAAATAACCTGTggtctctctgtgtcctcatgATGGATCCCCTCGCAAAACCAGTGCGAGTACGAGTTGTCGTTAAGTTGGAGGAATTTGTCAGAAGTGGGGTTTGAAAATTCAAAGGCGAGTGCAATTTTTCAAACTCAGACGACACCGGTAGATGGATGCAAACGAGCTTTCGTGCAATCACGCGACGCAGCgtccccccccaccaccaccaccacatcacACCACCCACATATTGTCTGTAAGATACATATTCTGAGCCTGAGAAACCAATTTTCAAGGCTCGTCGTGCTTTAGTACAACTTATCTCTGATctcatttttgtacttttgttacCTTTGTCCTGTAAACATTTTACTTGCTGATGGTTGAAACCAGTGAACATGGTGTCATCACTGAAAAGCaagcagatggagaaagagacatgAGCAGTAAGACATTATTACGTCTGACAAGTGTCTACACAAGTAGAGGCCGGCATCTCAGTCACACCGGGCAGGAATGAGTGAGCAAAAACTCACcacacaaaaagagaacaagCGGTGCTGCTTGAACACCAGCATGAGGTCAACTCAATTGCATCATTCTTTGCCTCAAAACACCAACTTTTCCAGCTCAGCCAACCAAAAAAATGTTCCGGTGTTTCCACTCAGGTGGATGGACACACACTTGAAGACTCAAGTCACAACTAACTTTTGTGTTctaagcacattttaaaaatattcaattgATTTCTTACATTATCACAGTTTGTATACTGCAGCAAAATGTTGGACAGAGACAGTCAGGGTAGAAAGTTGGATGTCAAACCACATGACCATCACAGACCAGACCAAACATCCCGTCTCATGCTTCAAGACAGCatgttattttctaatatttaacCAAAGTGATCAGTTCATGGACACACTGGGCTCCTACGGTACAGAAtgaacacagacatacaaaactATGATGTTTGCACTGCTAGTTACAAGTAACTGAAAAGTAGCCAATGGATCACATAACAAACCAGAGGAAGCCTTAATGAACTAACGATAACAATTGTTATGTGTTGGGAGCCAAGATCAACACGTTATTCCACAAAATGACTGTCACGTGTCTCTTCAATTTTGGGTTTCCatatctttattcttttaaatattcaaccaGGGTATGTCTGCGTCCTAAAGGATACTTCCATGCTTCAGTTTCACCAAAGTTCAATGGCCTTTATTCTCAGCGTTTCATCAGTTcataaactgaaatgtgaatttaaaaaattgacTCTGCTTTTACCAAATTTTCTGTCATTAGCTCATTTACAAAATCTTTGATGGGTTTTTTTGCTCAGCAAAataactcatttcatttcaaacatattCTAGCCTAAGGAAAGGTTTTTCAGACATTGTTGGATTTGTTAAAAGTACACagtatttcaaatgaaacatttatgtgAACAGTCACCAAGAAAATGCAACCACAAAACAGCTACAAGCACAAAATTCTGAAGATGTCAGGTACGATAAGTGTTTACATCTCACAAGCATACAGTaactgtcatgcctggtttttggctatgctttgtcttttgatttcagtccatgtgccatgtttcatatttgtcttgtcatgtgtttccatgtattatgttcgaggtttttgtcatgtccgcttttattttgaaaagcgtcacttcccctgtgtgtcctgttttcttgtaactttgcatttggttttcctgattgctttctccccccccccccccccctcccccccgatgaaagagaaagaaagacacgCGTGATGAGGACATGGACACAGGAGCTGACCACATTAGATTCTGTGGCAgagaaactgacagagaaagcaCTGGGATCAATCAACTTTGTCATGAGAATCACAGACTTGTTGCCTTGTTGAGACCATTCAGTTAAAGGTTTTGAGGTGTGTAGATCTTAAATGGCCTTAAAAGTGAACTAACAACCatgtattttaatcaaatagATAACCAATTCTAAATCTAGACAGCAGAAAATGATAATCACCAACAATCACGTGAgcagaacacacaaataaaacaagaaccaTGGAcgtgtgttttctgatgctgaTAGTTTATTGgagtcatttttttgttctttttttcataaTGCTTAAAACTTGCTGTATGTTTGCAGTGGTTACCATGAAACAAgcccagctgcagcacattttaaaagatcatCTTGTGAATCAAACATTACTGATGATGATCACATGTTTTTGGCACACATAAAGGGCCTCTTGGAATTGCAGTTTTCATCATTCCAACGTCcccaacctggaaaacacaacatgaacaccagCCGTGTCATTATGTGAATTCAACATTTATGTAAATTAAAACACTCTGTCTGAATCCTCCACTGGTTTAATGACATGAAGTCAGAGTCAAGACTGaataacattttgttgttatgtACAGATAAGTCACgcaatttattttcttcaccccTTTGATTCATAAACACTCCCACTGCCCCATTTCTTTCTAACTTACTCCTGTAATTCATCTCGACACAGTGCTCCCTGAAAAGCCAGTTGTCTGGTTGCCATTTCGCCCATCTGCTGAACCCCATGCATCCACTTCCATCAACCCAATAAAAGCTATGCTagaaagaaaaggtcagtcaaatgggaagaagaaacagcatttttctgtcagtcatcacAGTATttgattcatccatccatcagctCTCCACTCACTCATCTTCCTTATGTATGTACAGAGGAATTCAGGACTCACCTGACCTCTCCTGGCTCCAATCCAGAAAACCGGTCTGCAAATAGCATACCTGAACATCTTACACAGCACTCTGTCATAGTTCTCAAGGTTGTGTATTGATACCAGTTGCCCACCGTCTGCCTTACAACGTTtctgaaataaagagaaataagaagaagaatcacatcCATTTCACCACGACTGTCTGAAAGGAATTTGTGTCCCCATTCTcacatatgtgagtgtgtgtcacctctGCATCAGAAAAGGTCAGGAATTCTACGTAGATCTTCATGCATCGCTTGTTATCCAGCCTATACCAGCCTTTCACTCTGCATTTTACGTCTGGATACTTGCTGTTACAGAATCTAGAAATTGTATCTTTAAGACAGAAGaaagtttgtcatgtttggcTTCCTGTTGGGTTCCTCTGTGTAGAACATTAGTGACGGGGTGATTCTTACCACGGTCGGCCTCCGCCATGGGCATCAGAGCCATCAGAAGTAAGATGGCAGAAACCACGAGAGGACGCATGGCTCAGAGGTGATTCTCTCAGCACTCTACAGCTGGAATCAGTAGCAgtttctcatatgggcgaaTTGGGCGGCCGCCCAGGGCGGCACTTTGCTGGGGGTGGCATGTGAGGACCTCAGCCTCGCccaccaaataaaaaaaaaaaaaaagataaaaaatacttaaataattaattaataattggcgcCCCCTAGCGTTGTAATTACGCCCCCCGAGAGCgccgctgcagttactgcaactctgcaagaagggggtgggggtggaggtagcccagggcgccattcaggctaggaccgccactgacaccaccaccaccagcggCCTCGCTGTGATCTCTAATTTTCTCCGGCTGTGAGGAAGTCACACAGAGTTGTGTTGTTGCActctcctcccatccctccCGTTTGgcttgctcctcctcctcctcctccttcggTTCGGAACAGGCAGAAAGAGTACGTGAGGACACACTGAGCCGCATGCTGTTCTTGTTTGCGTTTCCCAGATCGCCCTGCTGCTCGGCCTCCCCTCATCACCTCATCCGCGCTGTCAGATCGTACAGTTATCTCTCAGACATCCCACACggccacagtcacacacacacaggcgagGCAGTTATGTTACATTTTCCACAGTGTAGCTGCTGCTCTGCGGTGTATCAAagaggtaaaacacacacacacactcacacacacacacacacaccagacagatctgcagaaaaagaaagagcttCCATGCAGCACGGTAGGAGACTTTAACACTCCGGCTGTGGCTCCTTATCATTACCGCCACGAACAAATCTGATCCACATTGTAAAGGGGCACTCGCCAACTTTGCATGTTGGTTTGATTCATGTCCCTGTCTGGGTATTTTGGGCTAAGCGGTTGAAATCATGATTGCattaataagaataataattaaaaataaataaaaatcgTGTGAGGACCTGTCTTTAAATGCCAGCTTTAAATCAGGCAAAACATCTCACAGAAATTTGCTGCGAAAGTGTTAGACTGACTGGATCCTCTTCTGTCTTGCAGCTCCACATTGGGCTTTAAGTCGATGTACTTGTTCCGTTTAAAGTTAAACTGTTGCCCCGAGGGACCTGAGTGATTTGCATGAGGACTTGAACGCAGCTGAAGAGGTCAGCCCAGCACGGGGAAATTAACAGGTCGGTTAATGAAATGTTGATTACTGCATTTTTATCTcaaagaaaatgagatgaaatgagagggagagagagagagagagagagatgtgtggCCATCACAAGAGTGAAACCTTTTCATCAGAGATTTATCAATCACATCACAAGACGCACTGAAGCGCCAAAGATGCGCTGAACAGCAGCTGGAAACTGAAATCCCTCTGAGACGATCTTGTGATCTGGTCCGACAACAGGATCCTCCTCTGCAACAATGCTGCCCCCTTGTGCATCTGCTCTGAACCACCACCGCTTTCACGTTTCTAAAGGTCGCTGTTGGGCAACGGACAGAGGAGAAGAATACAACTGGCACACTCGTGAActtcatgaatattttaaaactttaatatACAGTGCTTCATAAATCATTACTAAAAACACAGGTggtaaaaatcaaatcaaaaacaaataagttaCACTGTAGTAAAAAGCACTTGAGATTCCGTTCTGTTTCGTCATTAGTGTGAACCCCATATGAAAATAGCATAGAAAGTATGCAAACATAGAATTTCATTCATATATATTTTCTAATCTTTAGCTAAATAAACCTTTTGCCCCCTTTAAAATTCCCTTAGCC
This window encodes:
- the LOC124072477 gene encoding C-type lectin lectoxin-Lio2-like — encoded protein: MRPLVVSAILLLMALMPMAEADRDTISRFCNSKYPDVKCRVKGWYRLDNKRCMKIYVEFLTFSDAEKRCKADGGQLVSIHNLENYDRVLCKMFRYAICRPVFWIGARRGQHSFYWVDGSGCMGFSRWAKWQPDNWLFREHCVEMNYRSWGRWNDENCNSKRPFMCAKNM